The Buteo buteo chromosome Z, bButBut1.hap1.1, whole genome shotgun sequence region aaaataaaaataagaaactacTTCAAATGTTTTGCTTCCATGTTTACTATTAGAGGAAGTGGGAACAATTGTTCATTACCTAACTTCTGTACCAGTTCTAATGTATCCTTTAGAGACTTCCATCTTACACCCACCTCTTCAACACACACCCAGTTACTCTATTTCAGACCAAGAGCTCTGATCTACTCAGGGATGCTGCATACCAAAACTATTTTATACTTTtgataaatataaaatgatgaGAAAGGATGATAAGAAGGGATGAGAAGGTaggagaacaaaacagaagagtaCAATATGCATAGTAGAAGCACACAATGGATTTTTATACTGGAAGCATTGTTTTCCTGCtacaaattaagaaataataaacaaagattatatttgtatttctgactGTATAACTGAGCATGAATATCTAAAAATACTCAAAACCAACCTCAAGTTCTACTACTACACAGGAATAATAGGTTCAATTCAGAACATATAGTTTTGTATTCAACACTATGATTGTCCTGTCTTCATCCTTCATTGGTATTTCTACCCGCATATTTGTTTTATGCAAATGAGGGTAGCTGATAATAAGTTTGCCACTAATAATTTTGCCCAACTGATCCAGAAATTCACCTCTGGGTTACAGTTTGAGAGCGTACTGACCTCCTCCAACTTGCTGTAAAACTCACCACAAACAAACTCCATGCTCTTAGTGGCTTATTATTAACTGTAAGGTATGTAGGCACATGACCTAAGATCATTGAAACCACCCTTTCAGATGTAGGGCCCAATTTCCTTAAGAAACCCAGAATGATTTACTGGGTCACTGCATCCATGACATCCACCTGTACAGGACAATTTCCCACTTTAATCTACCCTTTTTTGACCACTCATtaacttattttttgtttacagcTTCCTGTGCATGGAAAAACTTCAGCTGAGAGTGGAAACACCGCAAGTGAGCCCCCATTGAAGTCATCACTTCCAAGGCAAGCTTTGACCAAAAAGGAGAGCCTTCTCTCATCATTTTCTAGGGAGCAACAGGGACAacagaaaaagggaacaaaacaaTTGCTAGGAATACAAACCTAACACTCACCAGTTTAGAGATGACAGGCAAATCTTGCTTCCAATATGGAAGTCCAAGATGTCAAAGCACTAGTTGCACAGGGAAGAACAAAAACTAAGTGATCGCTATGCCATTGCTCCCCCTTGTTGTTCTCATACAACAAAAAACTGTTTACCAGTTTGAGGATGAGCTAGCTGTTTTTCAGCAGCCCCAAAACccagaacattttatttcaggacCATTTTAGTCGTTACAATTGACTCcaattttctccctttccctcttgaCATTTGAGAAGCATTTTTAGACTCATGCGGAAGTTCAACTGAAGACTGAGAGCTACACCCAAGTTGAATTTTGACCCCACAGTTTCATGCTGAAAGCCATGCAATTCTGTTTCACAAAGCACCTGAGGATGTacaattttgtttaaagacCATCCCATTTGAAACTTAGACAAGTATCTGTTCACATAGTagcagaataataaaaagaaataaccaCTTTTAGTGAGTTGaagcaaagtaaaacattttaccCCTGCCACAatgtaatatatattaaaaaaaaaaaaaaaccacaacaacaaacaaccccccTGTATTGCCCCCATCTTGTGTTACAAGTTaccattttatctttttttaaactctaaaGAGTTAGTTTCTGGCAATTACTTCTGCTAACTCACCACACTAAAATTTGCAAAGCTGACAAGATACCAAGACAATTTGTTATCCTAGGGGAGGCAGCATCTcctttatttcaattattaaggTTGTTCTACTATAAGTCAGATCTTTGGAAAGTCAGCAATACTGAAAAAGCTGACAGACGTGCTGTTTAggaattctttgttttctgtgtttcatgAAAATCCTCCTTTGCTTACTCTGCCTTTTTCCAAACTGAAGTTGACAGTCACAGAGAAAGTGACAATTACAAGTCTTCAGAAGTACATTGCATGTTTCCTGGAACAGAGATAAGTTACACCTTACTAGTGGATATTCTGACTCTACAGAGCTACTCACAGGCAAGGAAAGTCCATCCAATAATCAGCGTCTAGAATAGCTTAGACTAAGTAAATAAAAGTCTTCTAAGAACAATTATAGGcattagtaataaaaaaaaagctgtacatGAAACACACTCCTCTAATCTCTCAAAGACCAAACTCCAATTTGTCTATCTACTACCTGCATGAAGCTCTGCTCATTTTAGGATTATCTGCTATACTGCGTATCTATCATCATGCACTTGCTCCTCTACTACCATCAGCCATTCAAAATACAAACTGCTTCTAGCACCTTTAAACAGCTGCTGTGCATGACTTGGAGCTGGATCTGGTTCCCCACCAAATCAATATGCAACATTTTCCTGTGGCTGCTGAGGGACACCATGCATGCTACTGAAAGATTCATAGGGGACACATGCTAGAAGAGCAAATGAGCACAGAGGACAGCAAGCAAAACCTAtacacatgtatttaaaaaccacacacacacagaaaagttCTAAGAGGGCATACAGGTCTTCTGGAAAAAGACTAGCAAGGAGATTCTCTAAAACTAAGCTTCCAGGGAGCTCAAGCAACTCTAAtaacagaaattattctgaacATACTTTAACATTTCCAATAGCATTAAGACACTGTTGTTTATAACACAGTGACACAAATGTGTCAGATGCTTCGTTTTTGTTTCCCTGCTATCTTGCTGCAATTGAACTGGCAGGTAAGTAAGGTAATGAAATGCCTAATAATGAGAGAGAACTGAGTAGAGTGATTCTCTTAAGAGTCCTCCATATATTTATATGGATACATCCAGGTTTTATTTGCTATCATTCTAAATCAGAACTACTTTCCTTCTTATTCCACATCTAATTTCAAAGGcagattttaaattcttctctCAATTGGGATGCACAGACGTTTTAGAAACATAAACAGAAGCCAATCAAACTGAACGTCACCCACATTttgtaaaaaagcagaaatgaataCACAATAATTTATGCATTCTTCTGTACACTAATAAAACGAGTTTccacaaattagaaaaaatcCCAGTGTCTAGACAGGGCTCAatgtttaaaattcattatGAGAAATTTATTCTAGGAGAAGCTCAAAAAATCCAGTAGCAATACCAAACTCATCATCCCAAGTTAAGAAACAGGTCTCACAACCAGGTACATGAGGTTAGTCAGACTCACCTTCCCTCAttgatttttgctttgtctccTTGACAAGAGAAGTTCTCAATGTAACCTAGACTGCAGTTGATCCGTGTCCAGTCGGGCTGGCACACAGCAAGGAAGTGAGGGCGCAGTCTACCTATGGAGTACTTCGCAATGTCTGTCAACGACTGGCTAGCAGCTGCTCCAAAAATGAAGGTCCCAATGGCTTTGTAAATAGTGGCTATGTAGTTATTTCTGACAAATGAATTTGAGTGCAAATGATTATAAAAGACAGAGAGAGTCTCTCCTAGGAtcatctgaaagagaaataaggaCAACAGTTAAAGAAATATAATCACTTATAAAGAAAGATATTACTATATTGTTAATAATCAGACATATAGTTTCagaaatttactttttacaaaCATTAAGCTGCACATTTAAATTTTCCAAGAGTCAGCATTAACCATGCCCAAACTTTAAACACTTTTATGtactagaaaaaaaacttttaccTTACCCTGCTTCATGTTGAACTTAATATTATTGATTAAACAAAGCTTTCTCAGAGTAACATTTATCCATACTACTTGGCATGGCCCTaattagaaacattttctctagtattacattttattctaCATTGAGTCTTCTTCAGCTAACTTCTGCTGAGCaaaatttgtttatttcatCATAAAGTTAGGTTTTTTTGTGAAGCTAGAGACTATTCTGAAGGGTCTAGACTTCCTTTCCGGATCTGAAAGGCCagttatttaaacaaatttcCAATTCCTCAGGAAAATTAAACCCTTAGGGGAGAAAACTAATGAGAGTAGGGAAAGACAGGCATTACTGAGGTCTTTCCAAGGGTTTTTCACCCTGCATGTCTAAAGTATATGCATCACATGTGTATCAAGTGTTGGCAGGAAAGcagatttaattttgttttcccgCAACTTTATCTTTTGCAGAAAGTAAGTTCTTACTTAAACAAAGTACAAAACTTCATTCCAGGTAGGTTGGATATTGAACCAGATGGTCCCATTTTGTATAAAAAGGTTTGACTCATACAGATGATCAGATGGGTGGGGGactgtatgcatatatatgtaaagTGAGCTTTAAAAATCCTATAAAGATTAAAAGATGGCTCCATCTGTCACTTGAGAGTGACAAGTCCAGGATCCcagcaaagcagagctttggTGAATGAAGCTGTTATTAGACACTTAACACCTGGGCAGACAAAGTAGCTGTCAGCAGCTTTGTACATTAAGGCAAACAGAAAATCCCATCAGATGCATGACACTGAAGTTTTACACCCTGCACCATACTGAAACATGGACTGAAGCAGACAAACACCAGAACGTGGACTAAAGCTGAGAAAGTTTTCAGTAAAGTAGATGTTGGTAAGCTCTTATACAGAATCTACCTATCCCAGAGAGTAACCTCTTAATGGAGGATAGTTGAGCAGAAATATCAGAGCCTTGACTGGTACACAATTAATCCCTTTTAAAGAACCCGGCTGCAAAACCTGCAAGAATGTCACTTATCAAAACTGAGGTGACAAAAACTTAGGTGATGTCAATGCAGCTACTTCACAGGACACAGACATCAAAGAGTATTATTCATCTTCAATAATCTGACTGAGCATTGAATAAAGGACACCAACATTTGCTTTGACCATCTGACTTTAAAGTCATCTTTATAGAAAAGCCTGATTTCACAACTAAAAGATGGTCCCTGATGTTACAAAGGTTAACTTTGTTAGCTAAATGTTCATACAGGCTCATACGGAGATTTGATAAACTCAAAAGAAATacaaccattaaaaaaattactatattAACTGAAGCCTTTTCTGACTAAGGAAGTCCCTGAGCTGCAAATGGCTGGTAGCAAAGTACTGAGGGCAGAACATCAATCTTTGCTCACTCTATTCTTCCTCTCTCACCTGTTTTAACTGCTGCTAGAAATGAGGTAACAAGCTAGATGGACTTAAGTTTGACCAAATACTGCTGCTCTTAGGTAATACTCACTACCAATGGTAGTAACAGGGTGAAAACAATAGTCCTATCTTAACAGACAGGATCTTTCAGCATAAACCACTTGATAGTTAATAGAacagacaaaaacaaaaacaaaaagtttCATCTGCTCCAGAAGTATTTCTGTAAGTTTTTGTAGCAGTTTttccaagaaaaggaaaactaggTAAGTGTGGCAGGTACACCCGCCCGGAcaggaaatgaaacttctccgggcaggaaggagaggaaaaaaccccaaaccctagaGACTGCAGGTTGAAAATTGAACTGACCAATCTGACACACGCCAGGTACACAGAAGTGTTGACCTTTTGGCCAATGGGGATTAAAATGACCAGAGATCAGATTTGACAAGGGTATAAACAGGGCCCCGCTGTAGGACATTTCGAttcagtcctcctcggagcagcaggtctgcagtcGGGGTCTCCCCCTTGGGTTGGGATGTGGCCCTAGGTAACTCCTGCAGCTCCCATCTCTTAGGTCAGTGATATGCACATTTTGAGTCATCGTTTTTAACattaagaattcttaagtcaGCTTTGTAGTACTCattccccttacatcattgaTCCTGTGGTTCACCAATGTTACTGGAGTTCTAACTCTtcactgaagaataaatctgagttttaacacctgtcGGATTTGACTGTGTGAGCCTCCGTAACAATAAGTCACAGTTTTGATTCCCAGCCCCATATTTCTacaatcagggaaaaaaaaaaaaattcaacccAAAAGCAAATATAAGGTACAAGTTGACCTTTATGCTGGAAGCTTGATAAAAATCCATGCAGTCCTTGTGCAAGAAAGAGTTAGATTGCCATAATATCCTATCTGATTTTAACCCATTAGCCCAGAGAAACAGCTGGCCAATACTGAGGCTTACATGTAGCTGCTCCTTTTCCAGCTTTGATTCCTAAAACACACTTGAATATTTATACACTTAAAATCTTATTTGCCATAAAAGTGTTTAGCTCTACTCAAAGCGTAGCTCTGATGAGCTTGGATGTCACCCAACATGGAGTCATGTGTGGAGTCTGAAGCTTTTTACCATGTCTGGACAGGAATCTTGAAGCCCCTGTTGAAGGGCCACTGTTGGAACTAAAGTCCCAGGAGATTTAGGGCACAAAATGGTTAACTGATGAGGTCCAGCTCTTCCCTCTGCCTATGCCCAAGGACATGCCCCCACCACTTTTTGCCCCAGTACTGATACTGTATTCTTCCAGGAGTCATTTCACTCAACCTAGTTCAAAgaatgctgctgttttctgccagGTTAGGGAATTCACTAGCTTATCCTGGTTCAGACAAGTCACCAAAGGTGGCAAAAGACAGGGTAATAGTGGGACCTCACCTTTTGTCCATATTAAGCTATTAGGTTAGCTCAGCTGACAGCatgtaattaaattttaagGATACAGAGTCACTATATGCTTGAGCCAGTTCAATTGAGCTAGAAGCTGTGGTCAAAGAGGGAGATTCCGAACAGGCAATTGCAGAGGCAATGTCTCCAGCTCGCTGATCTGGTgtgaagaggagggaaggagaacagTACCCCATTTTCAACCAGGTGAGGTGCAGCATGAAAGTAGGCCCTACCATTAACTCAAACAGAAATGGGCCTAGTGTTTTACCCTGACCTTTGTGGAAGTATGCAGGGGAAAACTCCCTGCCTacttattctttttattctagTTATGCTTTTGATAAGTTCTGATTAGAAGCAATAGTATCTTTCTATTAAAGAACTCGGGATCTGTTGCTACGCTTCCACACACAGAAGTATTTCTGATGACTCTGTGGCAGATAAAACTGATGCCTTAACAGGTCATGCAAACTCATATTCTTAAAGTAGTAGCTCCTAAAATAGAAAAGCTTGACacagtcatttaaaatacattagtgTTATTCTTAACTGACATGGTAAGGGAGGAAGTTTTTCTATAGAATTAGCCACCATGGTTCTAAggtattctttttctgttctacaATTCTAGTTGTTTGACTTCAattaaagaaaacctttcaCTTATTCTTGCCAGAACACCATTTCTACTGCTTTAATGCCTGGTCTAAAGTATTTTGAAGTCGAGAAATCTTATAGAATACAGTTTTAGAAGTCTGCATTAACAGATTGCccctcctcccactcccccacccccattgAAATCAAATGCAATGAAGAAAAGTTTAACTTACAACAATTACACTGAAAGGAATAATTATTCCTGCTAACAACTTATAAGAAATGGTGTCCTCTTTGTATGGATACTGGATGGATTCATCACTACAGAAAACTCCTCTCTGGAAGGGGATACGTCTTGAATTGAGAATTGCAAAAGGCAAGCCAGCTagcaaaaaggaataaaaaatatattacaaaagCAACACAAACTCTAGCGATGATTATACCCCCGCATTTCCAAAGAGAAGTGCATAAAGAGGAACGGACATGCAGCAAGTTAGAAGGTTATGCACTTCCTTTGGCCAATGACTATTGCCTTGTCTTTGCAGCTCCCAGGAAGGACTGCTGAATGAAGGAGAGTAGGACAGGATTCCTCTCACATTCATATTTGTGGCATATCAAGTATGGAAGCATGCTGAAACCACGATGGAGTAAACAGGTCAGTGATAACTACTGAGTTGCTCACTCTACTGCCACAATTACCAGCTACTCCTTTATATTCCAGTGAGCAACAGTTGCCCCTTTATACTTTCTCTGGACAACTTTACAAGTCAGAAGAGCATAAACTGCATTTTGTGAAAGCAGAAAAGGGGTGCTTCTCAGGGAGTGCAAGTGCAGAGGGAGTTTTCAGGaagatatgaaaaaaaggaaaaacacatgcATGCAATCCCCTCActtccacacacacactggaTAGTTCCCCGGAAAAATGTGGTCACTGCACAAGCCCTACAACCTCAGGGCATGGAGATTTTATTCCCCTCTCTTCGACAAAAGACCCCTTGGCTCATCCTAAACTCGACAGAACACAATGCTTTGTGCTATCGCACCTCAAGAGACCTACAGCACTAACCGAAACTAGTCATTTGAatagcaaagtttaaaaaaaaaagctcagaataAGACACAAGTTACTACAAACTAAgagaatcacatttttaaaccccaaaccccaatcCTCCATCCTTGACACACATACACCATCTGCATAATCTGTTTGTACACAAGGATGAATACTCTCAGAAAGAAATGgctgtatggaaaaaaaaggtggaggACTACCAAGAAAGTTcaacaaaacaataaatcaTCTTTAATTTAAGGATGTACAGCCCAGTGGCATTAAAGTACTTAAAATCCCTTGATTTTGTGCTCAAAATTCAGCAGTTTTGCACATAAAATGCACACCAATTTAGAGTCAGACAAGAAAAATCATCAGCAGGGAGACACTCCTAATCTACCGGTAAGGGatcagaaagatgaaaaacagcctccttccttccttcctgtcaGAGAAAGATGTTGCTCTAGTCTCAGTTCTCTCCTCAGGACCCCTGTGTCAAGGCATAGCACACCTCCTCCCTTCCATATAGACAGCTGCCCCCAATTAAGTGTGtacaaacaaaagtaaacacagaaagaacaggaaaaaaggaggaaaaaagatgcCAACCAAGCAGTAAGATAACTGttagggaagagaagagaaacactgtTACACAGTCAGgatttacaagaaaaaagaaagaaaaagacctaGGATCCTTTTCAATCCTCTTTCCCCTTTAGCCTCTACCCATGAAGTCCTCCAAACTCAGTCTGACTCCTGGGCCCATCACAAATGGCACATACTGTGGTTTCACCAATGATTTGCTATCGTTTTTGTTCTTCACACCATGAAGTGACTGCTTAAAAGAATGCTTCAGTTTGAAAACAGACACAGAAGAACAAATAACAAACTAATGGCTCATAAGGTGAAAATTTCCTTGAAGTGACCTCCTGATGAACGAGACACAGCTTTGTTCCATGACCAAGTAGTTATGGGCTTATCATAGTGCCCATGTACTCCAGCTAAGCTCGTTGCAAAGAATCAAGTATCTTCTGTACTGTTATAGTCCTAAAATCAACAGCATGCAAAACCTTCCCTCTGAAAGTGGCAGAAAAACACACTGTCATTGTGAAGAGGGGTTGTTTCCAGTTCCACACCAGCAGGACTACAACTGATCTAGATCTGGAAGCTATCCAAGCACACCAACAAAGCAGGACAGAAGGACAGGCTAACAGCCAAGCCAGAGCCTCACCAAAACACTGAACTATTCAGACACCAGCCAGCACAGAACCCTGGAGCTGGACTCTGCAGTACAGTGCAAAAACATGGCCTTTCCtaccatggaaaaaaatccctctccttttcttctaatAGTAAGAATAGCAGGGTTTTAGAAAACATTGCAGCCCAGACCTCATTTCTGCCCTCCCCTTGCGTTGGTATTGTGACAGCATGTCACAACATATCATCAGCTACTTGGTATTTAGCTAACTTGTGCAAGGGACGAGGCAAAAGCAGTGTGCAGTCATGGTGAGGGGACTGTGACTTGTCAACATAATGCTGTGGTGTGTTTCCAACATCATTTAttcaataaaatacatatgGAATGAAAACTTCATCCTTTGCCTCGCACACATACTAACACCAAGATTCAAGACTGTATATTtgagaaaagtgtatttttttttagatctccAGAATTGGAGAATGAGGCATACACAAATAAGAGTCTCTTATTTACAGGTTTACTTGTTTAAAGTAGGTAGTTTTAATCATGGTAAAGCAGTTGCTCACAAAATTAAGTTCAGCCTAGAAAAACCTTATCACAGCTTCAGCACACCACCACAAATACTTCTGAGCAGAGATACCTGCTCTATGAATAATGGTGTCACAGTGGCTTACTCCTCATTTCCTCCTACCCACCTGaatgtttcagcttctcaagctgGGACGTAAATTTTTCAGAGTGCTGGGGTTATTCAGGTGGGTTTGGgtggctttgttgttttttttttaaaggcaattaACCGCTGCTAAATCAGAAATGGAAAGTGGAAATGGTATGCGGATCATGGGAATGAAGTCCCTCATGCAGTGACAACGCATGCTTTTCCATGCAAAGAGAAGCTGCTTGAAATGTGTGCTCACTTCTCAGCAACGTTGAGATTATGATGTAATTAGTCTGTAATTGCTTGCAGCACCTTCCTATATCAAGATCATGTAAACGAAATACCAATAACTCAAagttaggttttgttttgctttttaagcaaGTAACAACCAGCTAAAATAAGTTATTAAAATGCcttctttttcataatttctttctaCCTCTTTTACTCTATCTGAAACCAATCCCACTTTGctaattaagaaagaaaattttataaaCAGTTTCCTGAAGTCACAACCAGTGAAATTTAGGTAAGATAGTGTAAGTCTTAAAGTTCTAGGTATCTACCTGGTTTGAAGTAACAATCAATTGGAAGAGCTATGCATTGAAATACAATACTGCTGAAAAAGTTTATATAGTAAAATTCATGAAGTGTTTCTTCAGTTCCCCCAACTGTGTAAcagatttaaaaagtaattccaCTAGTCATTTGTCTTATTGCTCCTTCTCGGCACATTTCAGTGCTGAAAGGAGACATGCTCCATGTGggacttcaggacatggtttagtgggcatggtagTATTGAGTTcatggttggactcgatcttaaaggtcttttccaaccctaaatgattctatgaaagcTTCAGATAAAGGTTTTAACTTCTAAAAAAACAGATTACAGTAAAATTGATCAGATTGACTTAACGCTGGTAAACTGAAAACTAAAATCACGGCACTACAACATTTGTGATTTACCTTTTGCTCAATCCAAAGCAGTTACTAGCCTGAAAAACCATGCCAGTACTGACTTTTGATGCCTTTTTGATTAAAGTACTCTCCAATGTCAATACCTACTCCCTCAGAACATGTTCCACACAGCAGGTTTAATTTActtcttttaaacaaacatgGACTGGCTTCACTATTAGCTGGTGGGAGCTGGGAGAAAAGTAGAAGTCAAACCAGAGGGGTGGCAACTCCTTCGTTTTCTGGCAAGTGAAGCCATTAAGAAAAACTTCTCACAATACTTagggttttgttctgttttaaatgaatCTGCAAAGTCTGGTTTTGtcagattttaaatttaaaaaaaaacaccaccacactTTGTAAAATCAAATCAAAGTTATTTCAAATATATAGCTTAAGTAGTTTCTGCAGTGCAAGTCTCTCTCCCTCGAA contains the following coding sequences:
- the PLPP1 gene encoding phospholipid phosphatase 1 isoform X3 translates to MFDRTRLPFVALDVVCVVLAGLPFAILNSRRIPFQRGVFCSDESIQYPYKEDTISYKLLAGIIIPFSVIVMILGETLSVFYNHLHSNSFVRNNYIATIYKAIGTFIFGAAASQSLTDIAKYSIGRLRPHFLAVCQPDWTRINCSLGYIENFSCQGDKAKINEGRLSFYSGHSSFSMYCMLFLALYLQARMKGDWARLVRPTLQFGLIAASIYVGLSRVSDYKHHWSDVLTGLIQGAVVAVLIVVYVSDFFKVRGCTFQPKEDSHTTLHETPTNGNHFGSNHQP